The Pagrus major chromosome 1, Pma_NU_1.0 genome includes the window TGACagcttcttctgtctttttgtttcagaaACATGAAACTGTTTTTGATTTCATACGGTCGTCTGACTCTGTTCTTACCTCATCAGCTGAAACAGAGGGGCAGTCGGCTCGGTCTGTAGGTGCCTGATGCTGCCTGGGTGGAAGCTGCTGAGGTGGAGATGTCTGCAGGTGGAGCTGTCTGCAGGTGGAGATGTCTGCAGGTGGAGCTGTCTGCAGGTGGAGCTGTCTGCAGGTGGAGATGTCTGCAGGTGGAGCTGTCAGCAGGTGGAGATGTCTGCAGGTGGAGATGTCTGCAGGTGGAGCTGTCTGCAGGTGGAGATGTCTGCAGGTGGCCGAGGATCTGCAGGCGTAGGAACAAAATATTTAGTGCAcgtgaagagagaagaggagttCCTGTGACAGCTGGTTGTTacattatattaataaaaataacgACACCTGAGCCTCATCAGAGccggtggtggaggaggaagtaTTCACACCCTGAAAGTAACAGCAGCTCCGTATCTGCAGCAAATCTCCATCAAATCAGCCTGATTTGATTGAGAtgtcaataaaaatgtgtctgaggCTGTTTAATGAAGTGTCCTGTCACTGAGAGAAGCTCCTGGTGATGAAATTATAAGAACTTCAAACTCAGAagttcaatatttacaatattaatgctgtaaaaatacaaactgtctccatcagtgaataaacaagctgctctcagaggaaacactgtctgaagctagaaaggtggcagggtccgccacatataaacaaagtcaaacagtataaattgtgttgtcctttatggtcagtttgtttattcagtcatgaaaacaaagagagtttgtttatttagtttgtttatcagccagtgaggatctttctctgctcattaacaacTCTACATAGTGCTTATTAATATAtcctttaatatttttacaGAAATCTGGTCAcctcattaaaagaaaatatttattcctcAGTTATTCTCTGAGCACCTGAACAGTGTTTCCAACCTGCCCTGATGAATCTAACGAGCAACAGACGTTAGCTGGTGTCTAATTAAAGTTTTAGAAACAGTTTTAGTAAGAAAAATAGCACAAGTGAATcatgttgatttgttttcttccctcttttGTGGCGCACTGacctgtaaatgttttgttttgttcagagcagcaggaagcaggaagtgtTTGACGTGTTGACTGGCAGAAGAGTTTGTTTCCACAGCAGCAGCCGACGGAGGAAACATGTTGGTGCTGTCCAGGCTCCACAGAGCTGATACCATGCAGCTGTGCAGGGAGGTGAAAGGTCACTGAGGAGGATGAGCAGAGGCCTGACGCTCACTGAGGGCTCCTGGTGGACAGGTGTGGAACTGCAGGGCCCCTCCACCctgtggtgcgttcaggggCTTAGTGTTAAATCAGGAATATTCAAACGTATGAGACATTTACTGTCCCTCCACTCAGAAGTTGTTCTTAAAGactaaaagtgaaagtcacccataaaagtatctgatgttaaatgtgtttaaagatATCAAAGACCCAGAGAGAAGAGTGAGCTCGCGCCgttctgtctgtttgtgcagTGAAGTCTGGACTGAATACCAGAGATCATTAATCATCAGCGCCTCACAGAGATAATGAACCACATTACAGTCACACGGTGAGACGACATGAACAGGGACAGTCTGCAGGCGCGAGGACGATCGATGACTCTAATCGTCCCTCTGGATGATAATGAGACATCGATTTGTGATTCAGCAGAAACAGCCGAGGCAACCAGAACACTGATTCTGTACCGTGGTTAAAGTTATTGATCCGGAGGAAAAGTTTTAATAACTTCAAAACTGCTTCTCTTGTAAAACACGTCCCTGagcacagacattcatggtccccacaGGTTAAACCCTACTGATCTTGGTGAGCCTCTGACTTCTCTCTAGCGCCACCAACAGGTCCAAACATCTACTTCATGGACGACAGACAGATGGATTATCATTAAGGTTCGTAGAGACATTCACGGTCGTTGTGAACGTgcagcgccatcatcaggtcattACTGACATTAGTCTGATGCTTTGGTTTTCTTTAAATTTACCATTACGACCTCAAAGAGCTGCTGGTATTGTACTGACGGCGCCCTCTATAGGCTGTAATGTCCATTACAGTGATAAAGATGTAGAGTTTGATGTGAAAGTGGTGCTGCATCTTTCTTTGGTCGTTTCtccgttttaaatcatctccagctgcttcaggtgtttcgcaggatgctgcaactctgttttactgtgaagctccagaaatgttttacttcacctgactttcatcagcatggagggaggagatgcgGACTCCATAAATCAAATTAGAAATCCTCAACAAAGACGCTCCTAAcgtgcagaacttgccttagaaacatcatgtttttaagtttgcttcagtatcacagtgatccagtgagagtcgtctgtacatccacaggttcactgctaactggaagtgctaacagctgattcaatgtagttttggagcatttttcctccttttcttggttgtttttttctgttttactttagttatatagttatatagttatagttatatagttatagttatataGTTAGTTTtagttgttcagcagaatgctgcatctgttttactgtgaagctccagaaatgtttggtggactacgagacttcaccgGGGATGTTTCCACTGTGATATCTGTTcgttaaatgttttatcatttacattttgtgtctGTAAACGTCTAAATTAGATAATTCACATCTTTGAAATGAGTTTTGTTCTCAGATGAGCAGAAATCTTCACTTCACACCAAACTGCAGTTTTTATTCCTCTttatattctgaaggtttttacgGAGGGCGTTGTTCACATATCATTTGAAGCCTCCACCCTATTTTATGTCTGTTGACAGTGTTTCTGATGTATGGAGCGAGttccctctgtaaaaacctCCGACTCCAACATGTGaacaacatgaaacaacaagTCTGAACCTGACTTCATCCAGTGTTCACATTTCTGTTCTGGGAGTCGATGCTTTTGGTTTGTATTTCACACAATAACGGTTCATTTGCATATTTCAGAAAACTTGTCCTGATGTCAGAAATCAGCTGTGGGAGTTTCATGCTAATATCTGTTAGTTTTGTTTCGCCCTCTTCACCTGCAGTGTGAGGAAATGAAGCTGTTCAGGTTCATCGTCTGAGGGTTCTGATGGACTTGGCTGAAGGGGAACAGCTGAAACAACCGGGCCGTAGCTCATCACAGAGGAATGGGAAACATTTTCCATCTTAAAAATACTCCCATGAAATTCAGCGTGTaactttgttttctgcagatcAGGTTACAGGAGGGAAGATCCGGATCCAAACACAAACCCTGCAGCCTGACGAGGACTCCCTCAGTCCAACAGTTCAGGGTCTGGACCCTCTGCTGGACCTGAACCTCCTCAGATGAGACCGCACACGGACTAAAAACTGAGGCTGTGATGTGTTCACACACTGCTTTATTAGtcgttaaaggaacagttcacccaaaaagttaaataaagtttcaTGGTccaacagaacatttctggagcttcacagtaaaacagagttgcagcattctgctgaacaactgaagcagctggagatgatttaaaacagaaaaaccacaaagaaacaaaccaaccaaactcCAGAACTTCATTAAAAACTTAgctgaattagctgttagcacttcctgtttgcagtgtactcaTGTATTTACAGACAGACATCACTGGgtcactgtgatactgaagaaaacttaaaaacatgatgtttctaaggcaagttctgcacatgtgaggagcgTCTTTTTTTGAggattctcctaaacaactgaagtagctggagacttaaACCCGAGAGACTTTTTTTGggaggtgaactgttcctttaacagtGAAGGTGTATtttgtggctgctgctgatgtcacaCCTCCTGGAAAGTCAGTTCAAAAGGTCAAGAGGTGACTGAAGCTTTTCCCCACATGTTGAtactttcctctccctctgatCACTGAGGTAAAGCTACAGAAGCTCTGAAATAACAAGTCGATTAAATAATCCTCCTGGAAGCCAGTGAGAACCAGAGATCtacagaggcagagcagagaaatAAGGTTTTATAACCTTatttctctgctctgcctctgtaGATCTCTGGTTCTCACTGGCTTGGTTTGTTTAGAAATCTGTAACTGGCTCATAACCTTCATACTGTCCCGCTCACTGATGGTTGTCGACAGTAACAACTTTGCTTTGATACACACGGTACCTGTTGGTAGATAAACTCAGCGTTGGTTCTGATCTGCCTGGACTCCAACTGACTAAGACCAACAAGTTCACACTTTGGAGTAAAAGCCACAGCGTCATcgatatatttctgttttaatgcaGTAAACACTTAAATGTCCACACGTTGTTTATTGGAGCTGTTTCTGgaagcagcttcactccccgTCAGCTCACAGGAGGTAAAGTTGGAGCTGTGATCCTGCGTTTGTTATTTAGTCTGCTGACTGCAGGTTTGATTATCTGATTGATACTTCTGATCATTTTATCGGTTCGctgattgattttaaaatcGCAACTCAATCATCATCCGACCATCAaatcaaacaggatcaaaacacaaactgtccGACGACACCTTCGTCACCGCAGTTTAATCATGTGGACACGGTGGATCAGTGAGTTTATCAGAGTGTTGGTCTCAGTCCTCCTCTGTGGTTCTGTCCTTCAACCACACGGTGAACCACCGTCAGTCCAGTCTTTCCTCTGCAGGTTTCTGTCTGAGCGCCGCCTCGGAGCGCACAGAGCTCCTTatggctctctgcatcagccaGGTGGTCAGGTGGATGGTGACGAACGCCCCGCCGGCCGCCCACAGCCAGTTCCTCCTGATCCAGCTGTGAGGCTTCATCCTGACCCGGCTGCAGGGggacaacacacagacactttattCATACAGGCTGAATTAATGTTTGCTCAGAGCATTTGATGTATTGTTGCTGTCAGGAAGTTCAGAGGTTTTCTACAAATATTTAGAGAATAATTTCGGAGCCTGAGTTTAAAGATCCAGTATCAaagagtcctaaaacccagaaatcagttagcatgttagcatgttagcacgtCCTGTCCCCTCGTCTCAGAGTTTGTTGAacgtgttttcagttaaatgtgtgaaataaggtgtgttacaggctgaacatataaactcatcattaactgtccacagtttaattatgaagctctgcatgtgttaaaaacagttagcggttgctaacaagtgtctgaatgagactacagaggttgtcggggacattaaacgtcctcacagcgaacacggagactcatctgctcactagtccgtcttcacaggccactttagttacacactgttctgactctgactctacaactcgtacattgatcagtttatagaaaacctggatagtaattgtgcagtgagacgctcagtggtggagacgtttcagtcatgtgaccgtgatgtcgtctgtttgtagccgagcattagctttttactgctacacatttatCTTATCATATTTGTTcatctgtttccactttaaactAGTTGTGTAAAACCTGCACTGACTTTGTGTTTATAGAATGAAGTTTGCCTCAGTACAGGAAGAATTGTCTTAGAGCAACATCTAGTGGACAGAAGAGGAACTGCAGCTGAGCTCAGCCTGTTAGACTGAGTCCAGACCTGCAGGTGCTGCAGGCTTCATACCTCAGTGAGAGTTACTTGCtcttggcagcagcagcagcagcaggaggaggaggaggagcagcagcaggaggtgcaACGTAGGCGACGATGCCGGGCTCCGGGATGAACTCCTCTCGGTCTTTACGCAGCAGCGGGTTCGCCTTCAGATTGTACCAGCCCCAGTGGATCAGCCCCAGACTCGTTCCCATCACAATCAACACCTTGTAGCTCTTCCAGAACTCCCGAAGGCCCATGACTGACCGGGACCGAGCTGGTAAAACACAGACGAGGATGAACGTCAGCGCGACCCGTGATGTAGAACAGAAATGTGATTCTGTTGGTGTCATTAAACCCAAATACACTGAGAGTAATAAACCTGAGAGCGCTGCATCACACTTCaatgacaaaatacattttaaaggtcCAAAAGATATCATGTACagatctttgtcacaagtgtttgataaccacattcaagggatcactgcaaataaaaatgtgtttagatataaaataatatcaacatattttaaaaacccATTTTATGGATATTAGCATCCACCCAAAAATGGTTCGTCGGAGCTGAAATGATTAttgaaataatcaaaacaataaatcagtTTTAAGGCTGAATAATTAATCAGCActtatttttataatatattCTGCATTTCAGTCTTTCACCAAAGCTCCTCTGATATTTGagaatctgctgcttttctgtttcttttgatcacaaactgaatatctttgactTTTCAGACTGAAGGTCGGACAAACAGAACAATGTGCAGGTGTCACCTTGTGGTCCAGAAACGTTTCTCTACGTTCTGAAGTTTAAAGGAgtagtctgtagtttaaaggagcagtctgtagtttaaaggagcagtctgtagtttagttGAAtcaatgttaatgagcagagtaAGATCCTCATGAtggaataaactgaataaacaaactgaccttaaaggacacaacttatactgttttactttgtttatatgtggcggaccctgccacctctctagcttcaaacagtgtttcctctgagagcagcttgtttattcactgatggagacagtttgtgtGATTAccccattaatattgtaaataactaactacagactgctcctttaaacgtGTTctgttacattattattttgtcCCTAAGCCTTTAAATAACTGAGATTACACTGAATAAATagacacagcagcacaaactgAACTTTTACACCTTCATGTCGGAGGATTTTACAGTTTGAGCCTCACTGACAAACCTGTTACTGTTAAATAAGACGCAGACAGACAGTTATCTAACATGCTAACGGTGAGCTAGCAGTGCTAGCAGCGACGTGATGCTAACAGgctgctagctgctaactgtCGGGCTCGTGTGTCGTCCGTTCAAACCGCTGAGCAGCAGAAATCAAACTTTACTCACCATTAAAGTAATAAACGAGAGTGTGTTGATTCTCACCTTCAGGGATCAGCTGCTTCTCCTGCGCCGGGCATCGTGTCCGGACCCCGGACCCGGAAGTGAGGCTGCCCGACCAGCTGCCTGAACGGATTTATCTCAAGAGTTCaggttaaaacaacaacaacctggtTAAAAAGCAAGTAATTAAATATAAAGCGTGTTTGTTGTTGGTTATTATTCATCTTACACGAGTGTTTAAAGAGAACATACTTTCAGACAAAGCCTCGATGATTTACAGGTTTTACAGTCAGGCAGCCGTGAGCCGAATACAATGAGCCTTATTTACATCGAAAAAACTATTTCATATCGCTTTTTAATGTTCAAGTGCAaattatattgtaattttaaatgaaacacacaaaataaggcGGCAGAGTATAAGAGATCTATTTTGAGTCGAACAGAATAAATGGACTACAAAAGTGTGattaaaatgtggatttaatgtatttaacatCTTAAGATGAATGGTTGATACATATTATTTATAactaaatttaaatgtatttgtatgtttatatatatatatatatatgtacatatatatatgtatatacatatacatatatatgtacatatatatgtatatgtacatatatatgtatatacatatatatatgtacatatatatatatgtacatatatacatatgtatatacacacacacatatgtatatatgataacctaatttcccctctGGAATTAATGaagttatctatctatccatctaattatgactgaaatgtgctttatttggaagcaatttgtgatgtgattgact containing:
- the LOC141006402 gene encoding uncharacterized protein, with protein sequence MGLREFWKSYKVLIVMGTSLGLIHWGWYNLKANPLLRKDREEFIPEPGIVAYVAPPAAAPPPPPAAAAAAKSK
- the LOC141006416 gene encoding uncharacterized protein, with translation MKPHSWIRRNWLWAAGGAFVTIHLTTWLMQRAIRSSVRSEAALRQKPAEERLD